In a genomic window of Sarcophilus harrisii chromosome 4, mSarHar1.11, whole genome shotgun sequence:
- the NES gene encoding LOW QUALITY PROTEIN: nestin (The sequence of the model RefSeq protein was modified relative to this genomic sequence to represent the inferred CDS: substituted 1 base at 1 genomic stop codon), whose amino-acid sequence MMESCLGEESVQMWELNRRLEAYLSRVKSLEEQNERLRLEIGSLRELPGEPSWRSRAEEELNALRALLEQRWSEKHAAEVARDNLLEEVEGVATRCQQQRLARERVKEQLVESRRVLEAEQWAGVCLGNQAAELEKELEALVAAHEQERAGMSAQVARSAMSLETFRRAPDNAPAPDVQDLARTFGEAWRGAVEGYQARVACMEASLGQARERLGQVMQGSREEEREAQRLDVERAALQGRREMLEQRLEGQWQEQQEAGEKFQLAVEALEQEKQDLHNQIAQVLEDRQQLMHLKMSLSLEVATYRTLLEAESSRLHTSKINSKASVIFPDPKVELCIPVTPEIRRPGPWPPALSPTTLPMVDTPRTPMPTFLKSQEFLPTQTPTLASTPIPPISQAYHSGTRREVQAQVAPSYLLQGPSFDGPKPKESEHLTAPKLPWAKAKVGIGVDSSPGSEEPGVEKQQVPSFPCPDELIEQDGKIVLATDSGIDSKETKDYEKENEKLSDFNSPQAPSTEPNKYQKEEKEIQGMAEEEEAKETIVESLEGETWLKGRALDGKEIQENLSLPDKIQETPEISEEKFPETLRILSGELTETLKLPGEEIQEAQKLPSEKFQEVQILPGEEIQEAQKLPGEEIQEAQKLPGEEIQEAQKLPGEEIQEAQKLPSEKFQEVQILPGEEIQEAQKLPVKEIQEAQKLPGEEIQEAQKLPGEEIQEAQKLPSEEIQKLQXGLPSEEIQEVQKLSSEEIQKLPSEEIQEVQKLSSEEIQKLPSEEIQEVQKLPSEEIGEAQKLPSEEFQEIQILPGEEIQGIQKLPNEKFQEAQKLLGEEFQKVQILPGEEIQEAQELLSEKFQETQILPDEEFQKTWRSLGEENREILSFLKEGNLEREENQDSLSSPEENKQETISSVEGVLQKKENQETLEFPEDNQEMVSFPEENLEREDNQETTGPPEEENQEIPKPLKEEIQEILYFSEGNQKREELQEMLALPEKEMQETLKSLDDGNLEMEEDQEVPEEGKGYLERKENQETLQCLEVQSLDLASMDVATMDQEHSSREDEKAACELGKDHKEIAELKPGEQSGVEENWEVVEGTGSKYGDPAESWQAEEEELGSQESEEQKLPSKETIEEGMTKGPQMEFREVGSLELGAVTEYILKEDGAFRESDGVTLGDNGSITGLEPSERKEVRNQEWLEKEVLESEKWEEGPSEPHFKEVILTSAEQFEKKTEKDVQETDEQFNKLLMENGTHPHLEAPEILKEPEQEESLGMGEDPGSPSDTLSAETTIDNTADGKGTTTQSGLMGHASSQEEIKEEIRASENPQSSQVEGDPEQMPQSFSSLPKDSLESPFRAESNQELWESWETEERPRSSEQLVREIEKVDGQDSSAVFQEEVEESEEDDLSETLPDSTPLGLYSRNPDSPSWGIIGKKQPSLQEEPHNAVWDPSPSHAKASKVQPCEGEEDEEGAADCEEFEDLAADASFSPRGSEGLVETEGHGSEMVLNPPTWDRDGESDGFADEEENGEEEEEGDDEDEDDDDDDDDDSDGRGEEIRHWKLGPSLGSPVSYHQEEEPFENMDRNADAPLDTEEREGIENPSPEVLEVEKEIKLSGRPKSLNSDIQSDSEGEHFHVTEDRGDSDLEEELETPLPQNQGPLGVSDLTPLDKEGQVTDGDLIEIPCKVDDGVRKSGASLNGGGLSLNQPDDIRAEILNGLGKLEEAGQGKLWDLEREGGEGKAAGEELSSQTLWSGGPLILEQRPFLKFTQNKEEDRDSWSSGDE is encoded by the exons ATGATGGAGAGCTGCCTGGGAGAGGAGTCTGTCCAGATGTGGGAGCTCAATCGGAGGCTAGAGGCTTATCTGTCTCGGGTCAAGTCTCTGGAGGAGCAAAACGAGAGGCTTCGGCTGGAGATCGGGAGCCTCCGGGAGCTACCTGGAGAGCCGTCCTGGAGAAGCCGGGCGGAGGAGGAGCTGAATGCTCTGCGGGCCCTGCTGGAGCAGCGCTGGAGCGAGAAGCATGCCGCCGAAGTGGCCAGGGACAATCTTCTGGAGGAGGTAGAAGGGGTGGCAACCCGATGCCAGCAGCAGCGGTTAGCCCGGGAGCGGGTTAAGGAGCAGCTGGTCGAGAGCCGCCGGGTGCTGGAGGCCGAGCAGTGGGCGGGGGTGTGTCTGGGGAACCAGGCGGCCGAGCTGGAGAAGGAGCTCGAGGCCTTGGTGGCTGCCCATGAGCAGGAGCGGGCAGGAATGAGCGCTCAAGTGGCCCGCTCCGCAATGAGCCTGGAGACATTTCGCAGGGCTCCAGATAATGCCCCTGCCCCCGACGTCCAAGACCTAGCCCGCACGTTCGGGGAGGCATGGAGGGGCGCGGTGGAAGGCTACCAGGCGCGCGTGGCCTGCATGGAGGCCTCCCTGGGACAGGCCCGGGAGAGGCTGGGCCAGGTAATGCAAGGGAGCCGAGAGGAAGAACGAGAGGCGCAGCGGCTGGACGTTGAGAGGGCAGCGCTCCAGGGCCGTCGAGAGATGCTGGAGCAGAGGTTGGAAGGGCAGTGGCAGGAGCAACAGGAAGCGGGGGAGAAGTTCCAG CTGGCTGTGGAGGCTTTGGAACAGGAGAAACAGGATCTCCATAACCAGATTGCTCAGGTCCTAGAAGATCGACAACAGTTGATGCATCTGAAAATGTCACTTAGCCTGGAAGTGGCTACATATAG GACCCTCCTGGAGGCTGAGAGTTCCCGGCTGCATACATCCAAAATAAACTCAAAGGCTTCTGTCATTTTCCCCG ATCCCAAGGTGGAGTTGTGTATCCCTGTGACACCTGAGATTCGACGTCCAGGACCTTGGCCTCCTGCCCTGAGCCCCACAACCCTTCCTATGGTGGATACACCTAGGACTCCAATGCCTACATTTCTGAAGAGTCAAGAATTCCTCCCAACCCAGACACCCACCTTGGCCAGCACCCCCATCCCACCCATTTCCCAAGCTTACCACTCAGGCACTAGGAGGGAAGTCCAAGCCCAGGTGGCACCCTCCTACCTTCTCCAAGGGCCATCTTTTGATGGACCCAAGCCAAAGGAGAGTGAGCATCTGACTGCTCCAAAGCTCCCATGGGCCAAAGCCAAGGTAGGCATTGGGGTGGACAGTAGCCCGGGGTCTGAAGAGCCAGGGGTTGAGAAACAACAGGTTCCCAGCTTTCCCTGTCCAGATGAGCTAATAGAACAAGATGGAAAAATTGTCTTAGCAACCGACTCTGGCATTGACTCCAAAGAGACCAAAGACtatgagaaagagaatgaaaagctCAGTGACTTTAATAGTCCCCAGGCCCCAAGTACAGAGCCTAATAAAtaccaaaaggaggaaaaagaaatccaGGGCATGGCAGAGGAGGAAGAAGCTAAAGAGACAATTGTAGAAAGTTTGGAAGGAGAGACATGGCTAAAGGGAAGAGCCCTAGACGGGAAGGAGATCCAGGAGAACCTGAGCTTGCCAGATAAGATCCAGGAAACACCTGAGATTTCAGAGGAGAAGTTTCCGGAGACACTCAGGATTCTGAGTGGAGAGCTCACGGAAACTCTGAAGCTTCCAGGTGAGGAGATCCAGGAGGCCCAGAAGCTGCCAAGTGAGAAATTCCAGGAGGTCCAGATACTTCCAGGTGAGGAGATCCAGGAGGCCCAGAAACTGCCTGGTGAGGAGATCCAGGAGGCCCAGAAACTGCCTGGTGAGGAGATCCAGGAGGCCCAGAAACTGCCTGGTGAGGAGATCCAGGAGGCCCAGAAGCTGCCAAGTGAGAAATTCCAGGAGGTCCAGATACTTCCAGGTGAGGAGATCCAGGAGGCCCAGAAGCTGCCTGTTAAGGAGATCCAGGAGGCCCAGAAACTGCCTGGTGAGGAGATCCAAGAGGCCCAGAAACTGCCTGGTGAGGAGATCCAGGAGGCCCAGAAGCTGCCAAGTGAGGAGATCCAGAAGCTGCAGTGAGGA CTGCCAAGTGAGGAGATCCAGGAGGTCCAGAAGCTGTCAAGTGAGGAGATCCAGAAGCTGCCAAGTGAGGAGATCCAGGAGGTCCAGAAGCTGTCAAGTGAGGAGATCCAGAAGCTGCCAAGTGAGGAGATCCAGGAGGTCCAAAAGCTGCCAAGTGAGGAGATTGGGGAGGCCCAGAAGCTGCCAAGTGAAGAATTCCAGGAAATCCAGATTCTTCCAGGTGAGGAGATCCAGGGGATCCAGAAGCTGCCAAATGAGAAGTTCCAGGAGGCCCAGAAATTGCTAGGTGAAGAATTCCAGAAGGTCCAGATTCTTCCAGGAGAGGAGATCCAGGAGGCCCAGGAGTTGCTAAGTGAAAAATTCCAGGAGACCCAGATTCTTCCAGATGAAGAGTTCCAGAAGACATGGAGGTCTCTAGGAGAGGAGAATAGAGAGATATTGAGCTTCCTAAAAGAAGGCAACCTGGAGAGAGAGGAGAACCAGGACTCACTAAGCTCTCCAGAAGAGAACAAACAGGAGACAATTAGTTCTGTAGAAGGAGTGCTCCAGAAAAAGGAGAATCAGGAGACTCTAGAATTTCCAGAAGACAACCAGGAAATGGTGAGCTTTCCAGAAGAAAACCTGGAGAGGGAGGACAACCAGGAGACAACTGGACCTCCAGAAGAAGAAAACCAGGAAATACCAAAGCCTCTGAAAGAAGAAATTCAGGAAATATTGTATTTTTCAGAAGGGAACCAGAAGAGAGAGGAGCTACAAGAAATGTTAGCTCtaccagaaaaagaaatgcaggAGACATTAAAATCTCTGGATGACGGTAATTTGGAGATGGAGGAAGACCAGGAGGTTccagaagaggggaaaggatacttggagaggaaggagaaccaggaaacaTTGCAATGTTTGGAAGTGCAAAGCCTGGATCTGGCTAGCATGGATGTAGCTACCATGGACCAGGAGCACTCCAGTAGAGAAGATGAAAAAGCCGCATGTGAGCTTGGGAAAGATCATAAGGAAATTGCAGAGTTGAAACCAGGCGAACAAAGTGGTGTGGAAGAGAACTGGGAAGTTGTAGAGGGGACAGGATCGAAGTATGGTGACCCAGCTGAATCCTGGCAAGCTGAAGAAGAGGAACTGGGCAGCCAGGAATCTGAAGAGCAGAAATTACCATCAAAGGAAACAATAGAAGAGGGGATGACTAAGGGCCCCCAGATGGAGTTCAGGGAGGTAGGATCACTGGAACTTGGAGCAGTAACTGAGTATATATTAAAGGAGGATGGAGCCTTTAGGGAAAGTGATGGAGTAACCCTGGGGGATAATGGATCCATTACAGGACTAGAACCATCAGAAAGAAAAGAGGTGAGAAACCAAGAATGGCTGGAAAAGGAGGTCTTGGAATCAGAGAAATGGGAAGAGGGGCCATCAGAGCCACACTTCAAGGAAGTGATTTTGACTTCAGCAGAGCAGTTtgagaaaaagactgaaaaagatgTGCAGGAAACAGATGAGCAGTTCAACAAGTTGCTTATGGAGAATGGAACTCATCCTCATTTGGAGGCCCCAGAAATATTGAAGGAACCAGAGCAGGAGGAGTCTTTAGGAATGGGAGAAGACCCTGGATCCCCTTCAGATACCCTTTCTGCAGAAACCACAATTGACAACACTGCGGATGGCAAAGGTACTACTACTCAGTCTGGTCTCATGGGCCATGCTTCCTcccaagaggaaataaaagaagagataagagcCTCAGAAAATCCCCAGAGTTCCCAAGTTGAGGGAGACCCAGAACAAATGCCACAATCCTTCAGCTCACTACCCAAAGATTCCTTGGAGTCCCCCTTTAGGGCTGAAAGCAACCAAGAGTTATGGGAAAgctgggaaactgaggaaagaccAAGGTCCAGTGAGCAGctggttagggaaatagagaAGGTTGATGGCCAAGACAGCTCAGCAGTCTTTCAAGAAGAGGTGGAAGAGAGTGAGGAGGATGATCTGAGTGAGACTCTCCCAGACTCCACACCGTTGGGCCTTTATTCGAGGAACCCAGACTCACCTAGCTGGGGGATCATTGGAAAGAAACAGCCTTCTCTTCAAGAGGAGCCTCATAATGCTGTTTGGGATCCTTCTCCCAGCCATGCCAAAGCCAGTAAGGTTCAGCCTTGTGAGGGAGAGGAGGATGAGGAAGGAGCTGCTGATTGTGAAGAATTTGAGGACCTTGCTGCTGATGCTTCCTTTTCCCCTAGGGGTTCTGAGGGACTAGTGGAGACTGAGGGGCATGGGTCAGAAATGGTACTAAACCCTCCTACTTGGGATCGGGATGGAGAGTCTGATGGGTTtgcagatgaagaagaaaatggggaggaggaagaagaaggtgaCGATGAGGacgaggatgatgatgatgacgacgacGATGACAGTGATGGGAGAGGTGAGGAGATTAGGCACTGGAAGTTGGGTCCCTCTTTGGGAAGTCCAGTGAGCTATCATCAGGAAGAGGAACCCTTTGAGAACATGGACAGAAATGCTGATGCCCCCCTAGATAccgaagagagagagggaatagaAAATCCCTCTCCTGAAGTTCTGGaggttgaaaaagagattaagctCTCAGGCAGACCAAAGTCACTGAACAGCGATATACAATCAGACTCCGAAGGAGAGCATTTTCATGTAACTGAAGATAGGGGAGACTCAGACCTGGAGGAGGAGCTGGAGACTCCCCTACCACAAAATCAAGGCCCTTTAGGAGTGAGTGACCTGACCCCTTTGGATAAGGAGGGCCAAGTCACTGATGGTGACCTGATAGAAATACCCTGTAAAGTAGATGATGGTGTCAGGAAATCTGGCGCTAGCCTCAATGGTGGGGGACTCAGCCTTAACCAACCAGATGACATCAGGGCAGAAATATTGAATGGGTTGGGGAAGCTTGAGGAAGCAGGTCAGGGAAAGCTATGGGacctggagagagagggaggtgaAGGGAAAGCCGCGGGGGAGGAGCTCTCTTCCCAGACTCTATGGAGTGGAGGTCCCCTCATCCTGGAGCAGAGACCATTCCTGAAGTTCACTCAGAACAAGGAAGAAGATAGAGATTCTTGGTCCTCTGGGGATGAGTAG